Proteins encoded in a region of the Alphaproteobacteria bacterium genome:
- a CDS encoding tyrosine-type recombinase/integrase produces MGRILEKAGIKDLRKHDLRHAFASFAIMAGLTLEEIGQLLGHLTPQTTKRYSHLVDSHRKKLTNAVGTQISSILQKQDQKVVNLTTRRNNQTKGEA; encoded by the coding sequence GTGGGTAGGATTTTAGAAAAGGCGGGCATCAAGGATTTGCGCAAGCATGATCTGCGCCATGCGTTTGCATCATTTGCTATCATGGCAGGGCTTACCTTGGAAGAAATTGGACAGCTTTTAGGGCATCTAACGCCCCAAACCACTAAACGATATTCTCACCTTGTAGATTCTCACCGCAAAAAACTTACCAATGCAGTGGGTACGCAGATCAGCTCGATATTGCAGAAGCAAGACCAGAAGGTCGTAAATCTCACTACCCGAAGAAACAACCAAACCAAAGGAGAAGCATAA
- a CDS encoding integrase arm-type DNA-binding domain-containing protein, with product MKVEPSGSKIYVLDYRSGGGGRRAPKKRIKIGKHGVFTLEQARTKAKEYLAKIVLGDDPAENRDVERGKNLFKHISERYLKEYIAHHNKPSTVRGKRHVLNGAILPHFRNMCVEDITRKDVQECMANFTKHPD from the coding sequence TTGAAAGTAGAGCCGAGCGGTTCCAAAATTTACGTTTTGGATTATCGTAGTGGTGGCGGTGGCAGGCGAGCGCCGAAGAAGCGTATTAAAATAGGCAAGCACGGTGTTTTTACACTTGAACAGGCGCGAACAAAGGCAAAAGAATATCTTGCCAAAATCGTACTTGGCGATGACCCAGCAGAAAATCGTGACGTAGAGCGCGGCAAAAACTTATTCAAACATATTAGCGAACGTTATCTCAAGGAGTACATCGCGCATCACAACAAACCATCAACGGTAAGAGGAAAGCGGCACGTTCTTAATGGAGCTATACTACCGCACTTTAGGAATATGTGTGTTGAGGATATTACGCGCAAAGATGTGCAAGAGTGTATGGCAAACTTCACAAAACACCCTGATTAA
- a CDS encoding AAA family ATPase, with translation MTITVNINNFRKIKEASFSIAPVALLVGENENGKSSIAQAVALAAAQQPLPRHIAKKDAKMLVHDGAKSGKVELGRDDVATALSAACRMQD, from the coding sequence ATGACTATCACCGTAAACATAAACAATTTCAGAAAAATAAAGGAAGCCAGCTTTTCCATTGCGCCAGTGGCGCTATTGGTGGGCGAAAATGAAAATGGCAAATCCAGCATTGCGCAGGCAGTAGCACTTGCGGCTGCACAGCAACCATTGCCACGCCATATTGCCAAGAAAGATGCCAAAATGCTGGTGCATGATGGCGCCAAGAGCGGCAAAGTTGAGCTGGGGCGTGATGACGTTGCCACTGCACTTTCGGCCGCTTGCAGAATGCAAGATTAA
- a CDS encoding recombinase RecT → MKHCEPETVLGAFMAAASLGLEPNTPLQQAFLIPRKRNFKDKETNTWKTKMECTFQIGNRGFLYLSYQSPSIFAITTNVIYRGESFKYDSGQAFLTHEPSLERETDDADFDNIIASYCVVMFTENPNVKNSDCRRAVT, encoded by the coding sequence TTGAAGCATTGTGAACCTGAAACAGTGCTCGGTGCATTTATGGCAGCAGCATCACTTGGTTTGGAGCCGAACACGCCGCTCCAGCAGGCTTTCCTTATTCCGCGCAAGCGCAACTTCAAAGACAAGGAAACGAACACTTGGAAAACAAAAATGGAATGCACATTCCAGATTGGCAACCGAGGATTTCTCTATCTGTCCTATCAATCGCCAAGCATTTTTGCGATAACCACGAACGTCATCTACCGCGGTGAATCCTTTAAGTATGACAGTGGGCAAGCGTTTTTGACGCATGAACCGTCGCTAGAGCGTGAAACTGACGATGCAGATTTCGACAATATCATTGCCTCATATTGCGTGGTGATGTTCACGGAAAATCCGAATGTCAAAAATTCCGATTGTCGCCGCGCGGTGACCTGA